The sequence AAAAAGAAAGGAAAACGGAAGTGATTCACACCTACAACGACAACCTACAATCCATGCGACCAGAAATTAGAAGACCACTCATTTCTTTTTTAGCTAAAACAATACATCTAAATGTCGAATCCAAGCAAATAAAAACATAATTTGTCATTTTTTCTAAAATAATGCTACTACCAAATTGAAGAGAATATCAgttaaagaaaaagaaaatatcATGCCTTCAGCAACAACATCATTTGAAACATAACTATTTATGCAATGACTATCCTCCATGTTTAAATACAAACGTTCAGCTGACATCAATGACCAAAAAATTTGAGGCAACATTAGGAACAACGTATATTAAGGCCACATGCAATGGGCCGTGAAAGAggcccgccaccgccaccaccaccgttcCGCCACCACCTCCGCCAGCCATATCCCTCACCCTTCTAACGGGTGGATTTGTGGGGCCCATctgatttattttttttctttttttttcctccTCCAACGGATACATGTTTTTTTTTCCCTCCTCCAACGgctacatgtttttttttttttcatttttttttctcctCCAACGGCTACatgtttcttttattattattttttttaaaccaaTAATACACTACATTTTtctctatatatacatacactcTCATTCCATTATTCACCCAACACTACTATCAATTCATATTTCAcaaacacaaaaaaaaatttcaaatggAAGTGGAAGATTTATTAAATTCTCAGAGTGAAAGCGAGGAGAGCGTGACAAATAGTGATAGCGCAGAGTCCGATTCCGATGAAGATTTAATTCAAGACGGTCACAACGCGCTTAACTATCTCGATTTGCTTGATGCAATGGACCAAGAAGATGAAGCTCGAAATTCTCGTACAATTTTTAGAAGACGTCGGTTACAAAGAGATCGGATTGATACCGGTAATCGTTTGTACAGAGACTATTTCTCGGATAATCCAACATTTCCGGGTGATTATTTTCGAAATCGATACCGAATGAGTAAGTCATTGTTTAATCGTATTGGTCATGCTATTCTATCATATGATGCTCAACCGAGACCCGATTATTTTAAATATTTTGATCAACGTTTTGATGCAACCGGTCAACTCGGTTTCAGTATTTTTCAAAAGTGTACATCGGCGATACGTCAATTGGCGTATGGCATTGCGCCTGATGCATTCGATGAATATTTACACATGGGCGCATCTACGTCTCGTGACTGTTTAAACAATTATTGTAAATGTATTATTCATATGTTTTCGCGAGAATATTTAATGAAACCAACTGAAGAAGATGTTCGTCGATTGCATGCCAAACATTTGGGGATGCACGCTTTTCCGGGGATGTTAGGTAGTCTTGATTGCATGCACTGGGCTTGGAAAAATTGTCCAGTTGCGTGGCAAGGGCATTACCACAGGGTGATCATGAAGGACCAACAATAATGCTCGAGGCGGTTGCGTCCTACGATATGTGAATTTGGCATGCTTTCTTTGGTCCAGCGGGTTCGAACAATGATATTAATGTTCTTAATGAATTATTTGTTCGAAAATTTATTGGATGGTCGAGCTCCGGAGGTTCGTTACACTATCAACGggcactgtcacgaccctactttttccgttatctttttccgttaattatttaacgaccgttaactgttagtgtgccacgtcatttctataacctatattattatttttgtaataatatatatataataattattatgtgttatgtgaatatatgtattcatattttaatttatacgtttctacgttccgcggatttccatccggcgaatcttttcggtttttaaaccaacggtcgagctttcgggatttttaaatcctaaatattttaaatatgatattttatgatcatattattagtaggtgtatttatatttatttttcgtcgcgcgttcgttatctttccggatttttaatcgcgtaagcgtgttttcgcgtttcgggcttcgtt comes from Rutidosis leptorrhynchoides isolate AG116_Rl617_1_P2 chromosome 4, CSIRO_AGI_Rlap_v1, whole genome shotgun sequence and encodes:
- the LOC139841992 gene encoding uncharacterized protein, coding for MEVEDLLNSQSESEESVTNSDSAESDSDEDLIQDGHNALNYLDLLDAMDQEDEARNSRTIFRRRRLQRDRIDTGNRLYRDYFSDNPTFPGDYFRNRYRMSKSLFNRIGHAILSYDAQPRPDYFKYFDQRFDATGQLGFSIFQKCTSAIRQLAYGIAPDAFDEYLHMGASTSRDCLNNYCKCIIHMFSREYLMKPTEEDVRRLHAKHLGMHAFPGMLGSLDCMHWAWKNCPVAWQGHYHRVIMKDQQ